Proteins encoded by one window of Homoserinimonas aerilata:
- a CDS encoding maleylpyruvate isomerase family mycothiol-dependent enzyme gives MAARTDNVDDPKLAAGLLLARRGTAFFSRKLNELSDSELYEPSLLSGWTRAHLAAHVGYNARALTRLTEWAATGVETPMYSSPEQRNDEIQLGATLSARALRNLSDHAIVHLNVEWRDLPADAWGRQVRTAQGRIVPVSETVWMRTREVWLHAIDLGNGASVRDLPTEFVDRLLPEVVALWKTRGDAVPNLLLRATDRPDLSLRLDDAADAEPEVLTGEAAQLLAWETGRANTGLQLSGGGPVPVAPRWL, from the coding sequence CCGCGGCACGGCATTCTTCTCCCGCAAGCTCAACGAGCTGAGCGACAGTGAGCTGTACGAGCCGTCGCTCCTCTCCGGGTGGACCCGCGCCCACCTCGCGGCGCACGTCGGCTACAACGCCCGCGCCCTCACGCGTCTCACCGAGTGGGCGGCGACGGGCGTCGAGACGCCCATGTACTCCTCGCCCGAGCAGCGCAACGACGAGATCCAGCTGGGGGCGACGCTCAGCGCGCGGGCGCTGCGCAACCTCAGCGACCACGCGATCGTGCACCTGAACGTGGAATGGCGTGACCTGCCCGCGGATGCCTGGGGTCGCCAGGTCAGAACGGCGCAGGGCCGCATCGTCCCCGTCTCCGAGACGGTCTGGATGCGCACCCGCGAGGTGTGGCTGCACGCGATCGACCTCGGCAACGGGGCGAGCGTGCGCGACCTGCCGACCGAGTTCGTCGACCGGCTGCTGCCGGAGGTCGTCGCACTGTGGAAGACGCGCGGCGACGCCGTGCCCAACCTGCTGCTGCGCGCCACCGACCGCCCCGATCTGTCGCTGCGACTCGATGACGCAGCCGACGCCGAGCCGGAGGTGCTCACCGGCGAGGCCGCCCAGCTCCTCGCGTGGGAGACCGGACGCGCGAACACCGGGCTGCAGCTCTCGGGCGGCGGGCCCGTGCCTGTCGCGCCGCGGTGGCTCTGA
- a CDS encoding MarR family winged helix-turn-helix transcriptional regulator — protein MLSPELARYTGYLVRRAQQLHAALWQQELLTESTSVQFGVLSLLASNPGIDQRSLGALLQLDRSTVADVVLRMERRGLIARVRDEGDRRRNILSLTEQGSEELATLLPHAERVNEALVGGLDERDRAELNRLLGILLDTQTARSLSAG, from the coding sequence ATGCTGTCACCCGAGCTTGCGCGCTACACCGGCTACCTGGTTCGTCGCGCCCAGCAGCTGCATGCCGCACTGTGGCAGCAGGAACTCCTGACGGAGAGCACCTCCGTGCAGTTCGGCGTGCTCAGCCTGCTCGCCAGCAACCCGGGTATCGACCAGCGCTCACTGGGCGCGCTGCTGCAGCTGGACCGTTCCACCGTCGCCGACGTCGTGCTGCGGATGGAACGCCGCGGCCTGATCGCGCGCGTGCGTGATGAAGGGGACCGCAGGAGGAACATCCTGAGCCTCACCGAGCAGGGCAGCGAGGAGCTCGCGACGCTGCTGCCGCATGCGGAGCGCGTGAACGAGGCCCTCGTCGGCGGGCTCGACGAGCGTGACCGCGCAGAGCTGAACCGCCTGCTGGGCATCCTGCTCGACACGCAGACGGCCCGCTCGCTCTCCGCTGGTTGA
- the sucC gene encoding ADP-forming succinate--CoA ligase subunit beta, with product MDLYEYQARDLFESYGVPVLAGLIADTPEEARAAAEKIGGTVVVKAQVKVGGRGKAGGVKVVHNADDAFAAAEQILGLDIKGHVVKRVMIAAGARIDKEFYFSVLLDRANRSYLSLCSVEGGMEIEELAVERPDALAKIEVNPRAGLDLAKAEEIARAGGFPEELVAKVAPVFVKLYDVYKGEDATLVEVNPLVLTEDGDIIALDGKVSLDENAGFRHPKHEALEDKSAADPLEAKAKENDLNYVKLDGEVGVIGNGAGLVMSTLDVVAYAGERHGGVKPANFLDIGGGASAEVMAAGLDVILNDAQVKSVFVNVFGGITACDAVAKGIVGALAELGSAANKPLVVRLDGNKVEEGRRILNEANHPLVTLAATMDEGADKAAELANAAK from the coding sequence GTGGATCTATATGAGTACCAGGCCAGGGACCTTTTCGAGTCCTATGGCGTTCCCGTACTTGCCGGCCTGATCGCCGACACCCCTGAGGAGGCGAGGGCCGCCGCTGAGAAGATCGGTGGCACTGTCGTCGTCAAGGCGCAGGTGAAGGTCGGTGGTCGAGGCAAGGCGGGCGGTGTCAAGGTCGTCCACAATGCGGATGATGCGTTCGCGGCGGCGGAGCAGATCCTGGGCCTCGACATCAAGGGTCATGTCGTCAAGCGCGTCATGATCGCCGCCGGTGCTCGCATCGACAAGGAGTTCTACTTCTCGGTGCTGCTCGACCGCGCCAACCGCTCCTACCTGTCGCTGTGCAGTGTCGAGGGCGGCATGGAGATCGAGGAGCTCGCCGTTGAGCGGCCTGACGCTCTCGCCAAGATCGAGGTCAACCCGCGCGCGGGTCTCGACCTGGCCAAGGCGGAGGAGATCGCCCGGGCTGGCGGCTTCCCCGAAGAGCTGGTCGCCAAGGTCGCGCCGGTCTTCGTGAAGCTCTACGACGTCTACAAGGGTGAGGATGCGACGCTCGTCGAGGTCAACCCGCTCGTGCTCACCGAAGATGGCGACATCATCGCGCTCGACGGCAAGGTCTCGCTTGACGAGAACGCCGGCTTCCGGCACCCGAAGCATGAGGCGCTCGAGGACAAGTCGGCTGCCGACCCGCTCGAGGCGAAGGCCAAGGAGAACGACCTCAACTATGTGAAGCTCGACGGTGAGGTGGGTGTCATCGGTAACGGTGCCGGCCTCGTCATGTCGACGCTGGATGTTGTGGCCTACGCGGGTGAGAGGCATGGCGGCGTGAAGCCGGCCAACTTCCTCGACATCGGTGGCGGAGCATCCGCCGAGGTGATGGCTGCGGGCCTCGACGTCATCCTGAACGACGCGCAGGTCAAGAGTGTCTTCGTGAACGTCTTCGGCGGCATCACCGCCTGTGACGCTGTCGCCAAGGGCATTGTGGGCGCGCTTGCCGAGCTCGGCTCGGCCGCGAACAAGCCGCTCGTGGTGCGCCTCGACGGCAACAAGGTCGAGGAGGGTCGTCGCATCCTGAACGAGGCGAACCACCCGCTCGTGACCCTGGCCGCAACCATGGACGAGGGCGCCGACAAGGCCGCCGAGCTCGCCAACGCAGCGAAGTAA
- the sucD gene encoding succinate--CoA ligase subunit alpha, which yields MSIFLNKDSKVIVQGITGGEGTKHTALMLKAGTQVVGGVNARKAGTTVLHHDKDGNEVELPVFASVAEAMEKTGADVSIAFVPPAFTKDAVVEAIDAEIPLLVIITEGVPVGDSAEFWAYAQEKGNTTRIIGPNCPGIITPGESLVGITPANITGKGPIGLVSKSGTLTYQMMYELRDLGFSTAIGIGGDPIIGTTHIDALAAFEADPETKAIVMIGEIGGDAEERAADFIKAHVTKPVVGYVAGFTAPEGKTMGHAGAIVSGSAGTAQAKQEALEAAGVKVGKTPSEAAKLMREVLAAL from the coding sequence ATGTCTATCTTCCTCAACAAGGATTCCAAGGTCATCGTCCAGGGCATCACCGGCGGCGAGGGCACCAAGCACACCGCCCTCATGCTGAAGGCGGGCACCCAGGTTGTCGGCGGCGTCAACGCGCGCAAGGCCGGCACGACCGTTCTGCACCACGACAAGGACGGCAACGAGGTCGAGCTGCCTGTCTTCGCATCCGTGGCTGAGGCCATGGAGAAGACGGGGGCGGATGTCTCGATCGCGTTCGTTCCGCCGGCTTTCACCAAGGATGCGGTGGTCGAGGCGATCGACGCCGAGATCCCGCTGCTGGTCATCATCACGGAGGGTGTGCCTGTCGGCGACTCGGCCGAGTTCTGGGCCTACGCGCAGGAGAAGGGCAACACGACCCGCATCATCGGGCCGAACTGCCCCGGCATCATCACGCCCGGTGAGTCGCTTGTCGGCATCACGCCGGCGAACATCACCGGCAAGGGCCCGATCGGTCTCGTCTCCAAGTCGGGAACGCTTACCTACCAGATGATGTACGAGCTGCGCGATCTGGGCTTCTCGACAGCGATCGGTATCGGCGGCGACCCCATCATCGGCACCACGCACATCGACGCGCTTGCCGCGTTCGAGGCCGACCCGGAGACGAAGGCGATCGTCATGATCGGTGAGATCGGTGGCGACGCTGAGGAGCGCGCGGCCGACTTCATCAAGGCGCACGTGACGAAGCCGGTCGTCGGCTACGTCGCAGGTTTCACCGCGCCGGAGGGCAAGACGATGGGCCACGCAGGCGCGATCGTCAGTGGTTCCGCCGGCACCGCGCAGGCGAAGCAGGAGGCCCTCGAGGCTGCGGGCGTGAAGGTCGGCAAGACGCCGTCCGAGGCGGCCAAGCTCATGCGCGAGGTCCTCGCAGCGCTGTAA
- a CDS encoding DUF6350 family protein, whose amino-acid sequence MNRSLTAVFSALEALLVVGIGIGISLVPLTLMWGIQYGLQLDWVLFWRASVDMWLLGHGAGMTAALDEVTAAALGLPGAETPFVLTLAPLGFGLLTLLLGQRAGRRIAETPHHLLGLAVAVVTFAVLAFVLVLTALHPLARPSIVQGTAFTTLVFAVGLGLGAGLARYRLAGSRPVDAIDRLWERLTDWPVRMRAVVGSALVGAVASVAALVVVASLVLALLVAVNYGDIVALYEGAHSGVLGGVALTLAQLAFVPNLVIWCASWLLGPGFAIGAGSAVSPLGTALGPIPAIPVLGALPTGQLAWGFLGLLVPVVLAFLVGVLLSSRLRGALGARPALGTVLATGGATALGAGLLMGLLAWWSGGSGGPGRLAELGPSPLLVGLCAALEIGLACTAGMLAARARE is encoded by the coding sequence ATGAATCGCTCGCTCACCGCCGTCTTCTCCGCCCTGGAGGCGCTGCTCGTCGTCGGCATCGGCATCGGTATCTCGCTGGTTCCGCTGACGCTGATGTGGGGCATCCAGTACGGTCTGCAACTCGACTGGGTGCTGTTCTGGCGCGCCTCCGTCGACATGTGGCTGCTCGGCCACGGCGCGGGCATGACGGCGGCCCTCGATGAGGTGACGGCGGCGGCGCTCGGCCTGCCCGGAGCCGAAACCCCGTTCGTGCTGACGCTCGCCCCGCTCGGCTTCGGTCTGCTCACCCTGCTGCTCGGCCAGCGTGCGGGCCGGCGCATCGCCGAGACGCCGCACCACCTGCTGGGGCTCGCCGTCGCGGTCGTGACGTTCGCGGTGCTCGCGTTCGTCCTCGTGCTGACGGCGCTCCATCCGCTCGCCCGTCCCTCGATCGTGCAGGGCACCGCCTTCACGACGCTCGTCTTCGCGGTCGGCCTCGGCCTGGGCGCGGGGCTGGCCCGGTACCGTCTGGCAGGCTCGCGGCCGGTCGACGCGATCGACCGCCTGTGGGAGCGGCTCACGGACTGGCCTGTGCGGATGCGCGCCGTCGTCGGCAGCGCGCTCGTCGGCGCCGTTGCATCCGTCGCCGCGCTCGTCGTGGTCGCGTCTCTCGTGCTCGCCCTGCTGGTGGCCGTCAACTATGGCGACATCGTCGCCCTCTACGAGGGGGCGCACTCGGGGGTGCTGGGTGGGGTCGCGCTGACGCTCGCGCAGCTGGCCTTCGTGCCGAATCTGGTGATCTGGTGCGCGTCGTGGCTGCTCGGTCCCGGTTTCGCGATCGGCGCTGGTTCGGCCGTGTCGCCGCTCGGCACGGCGCTCGGGCCGATCCCGGCGATCCCTGTGCTGGGGGCGCTGCCGACGGGTCAACTCGCGTGGGGGTTCCTGGGGTTGCTCGTGCCGGTGGTGCTCGCGTTTCTCGTCGGCGTGCTGCTGAGCTCCCGCCTTCGCGGGGCGCTCGGTGCGCGTCCGGCGCTCGGCACGGTTCTGGCGACGGGCGGGGCGACCGCGCTCGGGGCGGGTCTGCTCATGGGGCTGCTCGCCTGGTGGTCGGGCGGTTCTGGCGGCCCGGGCCGGCTCGCCGAGTTGGGCCCGTCGCCGCTGCTTGTGGGGCTGTGCGCGGCGCTCGAGATCGGGCTGGCGTGCACCGCCGGGATGTTGGCGGCCCGCGCGCGGGAGTAG
- the purN gene encoding phosphoribosylglycinamide formyltransferase, producing the protein MLKLVVLISGGGSNLRSLLEAAQDAEYPARVVAIGADRDAEGLVHAEEFGIPSFAVSFANYPDREAWGDALLEQVQQWQPDLVILSGLMRLLPPRVVAALSPNLINTHPAYLPEFPGAHGVRDAIAAGVSESGASVIVVDNGVDSGPILSQRRVAVLPNDTESSLHDRIKLVERELLVQVVLDIANGTIDLKELVS; encoded by the coding sequence GTGCTGAAACTCGTCGTGCTCATCTCCGGTGGCGGCTCGAATCTGCGCTCGCTGCTGGAGGCTGCGCAGGATGCGGAGTATCCGGCCCGGGTGGTTGCGATCGGTGCCGATCGTGACGCGGAGGGCCTCGTGCACGCCGAGGAGTTCGGCATCCCGTCGTTCGCCGTCTCGTTCGCGAACTATCCCGACCGTGAGGCGTGGGGGGATGCGCTGCTCGAGCAGGTTCAGCAGTGGCAGCCTGATCTGGTCATCCTGAGTGGGCTCATGCGCCTTCTGCCGCCGCGCGTGGTCGCGGCCCTGTCTCCGAATCTGATCAACACGCATCCGGCGTATCTGCCTGAGTTCCCGGGCGCGCATGGCGTGCGCGACGCGATCGCGGCGGGTGTGTCCGAGTCGGGCGCGAGTGTCATCGTCGTCGACAACGGGGTCGACAGTGGCCCGATCCTGTCGCAGCGCCGGGTTGCGGTGCTGCCGAATGACACCGAGTCGTCTCTGCACGACCGCATCAAGCTCGTCGAGCGGGAGCTGCTGGTGCAGGTCGTGCTCGACATCGCCAATGGAACCATCGACCTGAAGGAGCTTGTCTCATGA
- the purH gene encoding bifunctional phosphoribosylaminoimidazolecarboxamide formyltransferase/IMP cyclohydrolase, with product MSGPSHDASEYRDRDAIPLRRALISVSDKSGLLELAAALVDAGVEIVSTGSTAKMIADAGHPVTEVATVTGFPESLDGRVKTLHPFIHAGILADLRLAAHEQQLQELGVEPFELVVVNLYPFVETVASGAQGGAVVEQIDIGGPAMVRAAAKNHANVAIAVSPESYQQIIKAATLGGTTLAQRQRLAGEAFAHTAAYDTAVAEWFAANVGVRAEHPVQGESTDAAAESITLTATLKDTLRYGENSHQSAALYVEADGHGIAQATQLHGKEMSYNNYVDADAALRAAFDFSEPAVAIIKHANPCGIAVSRGSGDPIASAHARAHDCDPVSAFGGVIAANRTVTAAAALSIKDIFTEVVVAPGFEPEALAILQTKKNLRLLQLPEGYARSERELRQVSGGLLVQSADNYDDFSTDGWKLVTGAPADETTMADLEFAWRAVRSVKSNAILLAHDGASVGVGMGQVNRVDSCHLAVDRAGDRAPGSVAASDAFFPFADGLEVLLRAGVKAIVQPGGSVRDEEVIAAAKEAGVTMYFTGERHFFH from the coding sequence ATGAGCGGCCCCAGCCATGACGCATCCGAGTACCGTGACCGCGACGCCATCCCGCTGAGGCGGGCCCTCATCTCGGTGAGCGACAAGTCGGGCCTGCTTGAGCTGGCCGCGGCACTGGTGGACGCCGGCGTCGAGATCGTCTCGACGGGGTCGACGGCGAAGATGATTGCGGATGCGGGGCATCCGGTCACCGAGGTTGCGACGGTCACGGGCTTTCCCGAGTCGCTTGACGGCCGGGTGAAGACGCTGCACCCGTTCATCCATGCGGGCATCCTCGCCGATCTGCGCCTGGCCGCGCACGAGCAGCAGCTGCAGGAGCTCGGGGTGGAGCCGTTCGAGCTTGTCGTCGTGAACCTGTACCCGTTCGTGGAGACGGTCGCGTCGGGTGCGCAGGGTGGTGCTGTGGTCGAGCAGATCGACATCGGCGGGCCGGCCATGGTGCGTGCCGCCGCGAAGAACCACGCGAATGTGGCGATCGCGGTGTCGCCCGAGAGTTACCAGCAGATCATCAAGGCGGCCACGCTCGGCGGCACGACGCTCGCCCAGCGGCAGCGTCTCGCGGGTGAGGCGTTCGCGCACACGGCCGCGTACGACACGGCGGTTGCTGAGTGGTTCGCCGCGAATGTGGGCGTGCGGGCCGAGCATCCGGTGCAGGGCGAGTCGACGGATGCCGCGGCCGAGTCGATCACGCTGACCGCGACGCTCAAGGACACGCTGCGGTACGGCGAGAACTCGCACCAGTCGGCGGCCCTGTATGTGGAGGCCGACGGCCACGGCATCGCCCAGGCCACGCAGCTGCACGGCAAGGAGATGTCGTACAACAACTATGTCGACGCGGATGCCGCACTGCGGGCCGCGTTCGACTTCAGCGAGCCTGCGGTCGCCATCATCAAGCACGCGAACCCGTGCGGCATCGCCGTCTCGCGTGGTTCGGGTGACCCGATCGCGTCGGCGCATGCGCGGGCGCACGACTGCGACCCCGTCTCCGCGTTCGGTGGCGTGATCGCCGCGAACCGCACGGTGACGGCTGCTGCCGCCCTGTCGATCAAGGACATCTTCACCGAGGTTGTGGTGGCTCCCGGTTTCGAGCCGGAGGCGCTGGCCATCCTGCAGACGAAGAAGAACCTGCGCCTGCTGCAGCTTCCTGAGGGCTACGCCCGCAGCGAGCGCGAGCTGCGCCAGGTGTCGGGTGGCCTGCTGGTGCAGTCGGCCGACAACTACGACGACTTCAGCACGGACGGCTGGAAGCTTGTGACGGGCGCCCCCGCCGATGAGACCACGATGGCCGACCTGGAGTTCGCGTGGCGGGCCGTGCGCTCGGTCAAGTCGAACGCCATCCTGCTCGCGCACGACGGCGCCTCGGTGGGTGTCGGTATGGGCCAGGTCAACCGGGTCGACTCGTGCCACCTTGCCGTGGACCGCGCGGGCGACCGTGCCCCGGGCAGCGTCGCAGCATCCGACGCCTTCTTCCCCTTCGCGGACGGGCTCGAGGTTCTGCTGCGCGCGGGTGTGAAGGCCATCGTGCAGCCGGGCGGTTCGGTGCGCGACGAGGAGGTCATCGCGGCGGCGAAGGAAGCCGGCGTGACCATGTACTTCACGGGCGAGCGCCACTTCTTCCACTGA
- a CDS encoding ABC transporter ATP-binding protein yields the protein MPRIYLGMAAALVASVVALLIPQVLRSLVDGPLKDGDSGQIVAPVLIVLGLGVLEAAMIWLRRWFVLLPGTAIEARMRNGLYHQLQDLPVAFHDRWPSGQLLSRAVSDLSLIRRWLSFGIVLLVVNTVTILIGFGFLVAINWMLGLLFLVCSVPLWIYGFVFENRYSVVARRSQDQSGDLATTVEESVHGIRVLKAFGRGREALRGFGVQAEQLQATEIEKAKAVAGIWLWLLLVPDVTFALGLLGGVWLAVEGQLTVGELVAFFATATVLRWPVESIGFLLSMTFDTRTAVDRFFEVMDEVNAIADPDAPTTLEKVEGRLAFDGVHFRYQDAAAASADLLDGIELVVEPGETMALVGLTGSGKSTMTALATRLYDVTGGAVTIDGVDVRELRRTELRRHIAMAFEDAILFSASVRDNVLLGRPDASEEELAEALSIAQADFVYSLPKGLDTLIGEEGMSLSGGQRQRLALARAVAAKPAVLVLDDPLSALDVDTEARVEAALRRVLASTTALIVAHRPSTVALADRVALLEEGRVTAVGTHSELLATSEHYRFVISSLEDEDKDEDRREGVSA from the coding sequence ATGCCGCGCATCTATCTGGGGATGGCGGCGGCCCTGGTGGCATCCGTTGTCGCCCTTCTGATCCCGCAGGTGCTGCGCTCGCTCGTTGACGGCCCGCTGAAGGATGGCGATTCGGGCCAGATCGTCGCGCCTGTGCTCATCGTGCTCGGCTTGGGTGTGCTCGAGGCGGCCATGATCTGGTTGCGTCGCTGGTTCGTGCTGCTGCCGGGTACGGCCATCGAGGCGCGGATGCGCAACGGGCTGTATCACCAGCTTCAGGATCTGCCGGTCGCGTTCCATGACCGCTGGCCGAGCGGGCAGCTGCTGTCGCGTGCGGTGAGCGATCTGAGTCTGATCCGCCGCTGGTTGTCGTTCGGCATCGTGCTGCTTGTGGTGAACACGGTGACGATTTTGATCGGGTTCGGCTTCCTGGTGGCCATCAACTGGATGCTGGGGCTGCTGTTCCTGGTCTGCTCTGTGCCGCTCTGGATCTACGGTTTCGTGTTCGAGAACCGCTATTCGGTGGTGGCGCGGCGCAGCCAGGACCAGAGCGGTGATCTGGCGACGACCGTGGAGGAGTCGGTTCACGGCATCCGCGTGTTGAAGGCGTTCGGTCGCGGCCGTGAGGCGTTGAGGGGTTTCGGCGTTCAGGCCGAGCAGCTGCAGGCGACGGAGATCGAGAAGGCGAAGGCGGTGGCCGGCATCTGGCTGTGGCTGCTGCTGGTGCCCGATGTGACGTTCGCGCTGGGCCTGCTCGGCGGCGTGTGGTTGGCCGTGGAGGGCCAGTTGACGGTGGGCGAGCTGGTGGCGTTCTTTGCGACGGCGACGGTGCTGCGCTGGCCTGTCGAGTCGATCGGGTTCCTGCTGTCGATGACGTTCGACACGCGCACCGCGGTCGACCGTTTCTTCGAGGTCATGGATGAGGTCAACGCGATTGCCGATCCGGATGCCCCCACGACGCTGGAGAAGGTGGAGGGTCGACTGGCCTTCGACGGTGTGCATTTCAGGTATCAGGATGCTGCTGCCGCATCCGCCGATCTCCTCGACGGTATCGAGCTGGTCGTCGAACCGGGCGAGACGATGGCGCTGGTCGGGCTCACGGGCAGCGGCAAGTCGACGATGACGGCGCTGGCCACGCGGCTGTACGACGTCACGGGCGGAGCGGTCACGATCGATGGCGTCGACGTGCGCGAGCTGCGCCGCACCGAGCTGCGCCGGCACATCGCGATGGCGTTCGAAGACGCGATCCTGTTCTCGGCGAGCGTGCGCGACAATGTGCTCCTGGGGCGGCCGGATGCCTCGGAGGAGGAGCTCGCGGAGGCCCTGTCGATCGCGCAGGCCGACTTCGTGTACTCGCTGCCGAAGGGCCTCGACACGCTCATCGGCGAGGAGGGTATGAGCCTTTCGGGTGGGCAGCGGCAGCGGCTGGCGCTGGCCAGGGCGGTCGCGGCGAAGCCTGCCGTGCTCGTGCTCGACGACCCGCTCTCCGCGCTCGACGTCGACACGGAGGCGCGTGTGGAGGCGGCCCTGCGCAGAGTTCTGGCGTCGACGACGGCGCTCATCGTGGCGCACCGGCCGTCGACGGTGGCGCTCGCCGACAGGGTCGCGCTGCTGGAGGAGGGGCGCGTGACCGCCGTCGGCACGCACTCCGAGCTGCTCGCGACGAGCGAGCACTACAGGTTCGTGATCTCGAGCCTCGAAGACGAAGACAAAGACGAAGACAGGCGAGAGGGGGTGTCGGCATGA
- a CDS encoding ABC transporter ATP-binding protein yields MSVTGVMGEERDDFSRAESRQIRQRSIALLSSLLRPLWGRVTVTALVVVLSTAAQVVGPALIAIGIDNGLPAALNADWMPLWLTVAGYLAAGIMGAVLISSYTVMSARISQAILLDLRKRVFLHTQRLSLDFHENYTSGRIIARQTSDLDSIRELLDSGINQLVRGGLYMGFITVAMFLVDWVSGLLLLIALVPLAVLFRWFQRRSQAGFRRTRVASARLIVKFVETMTGIRAVKAFRTEKRNEEVFGEHVEEYRDANAKVIQLFGTFEPGLILLGNVTLAALLLVGGLRVADGQLAIGALLAVLLYSRQFFAPVEELAMFYNSYQSAAAALEKISGVLEERPSVQDPTTPIDLWQAKGGVGFDGVEFAYTEDRVVLPSFDLQIPAGQTIALVGSTGAGKSTLAKLISRFYDPTQGRVSLDGVDLRRLHPKDLRRAIVMVTQEAYLFSGTVGGNIALGKPDATRDEIVAAAKAVGAHDFIERLPDGYETDVNKRGGRVSAGQRQLISFARAFLADPVVLILDEATASLDIPSERLVQEGLQTLLADRTAVIIAHRLSTVAIADRVLVMEHGRIVEDGAPEELIAGTGSFARMHAAWRDSLV; encoded by the coding sequence ATGAGCGTCACAGGGGTCATGGGTGAGGAGCGCGACGACTTCTCCCGCGCCGAGAGCCGACAGATCCGTCAGCGGTCCATCGCGCTGCTCTCCTCGCTGCTGCGGCCGCTGTGGGGCAGGGTGACGGTGACGGCGCTCGTGGTCGTGCTGAGCACGGCGGCGCAGGTGGTGGGTCCCGCGCTGATCGCGATCGGCATCGACAACGGCCTGCCTGCGGCGCTGAACGCTGACTGGATGCCGCTGTGGCTGACGGTGGCCGGCTATCTGGCCGCGGGCATCATGGGCGCCGTGCTGATCTCCTCCTACACGGTCATGTCGGCGCGCATCAGTCAGGCGATCCTGCTCGATCTGCGCAAGCGGGTGTTCCTGCACACGCAGCGGCTGAGTCTCGACTTCCACGAGAACTACACGTCTGGCCGCATCATCGCGCGCCAGACGAGCGACCTTGATTCGATCCGCGAGCTGCTCGATTCCGGCATCAACCAGTTGGTGCGCGGCGGCCTGTACATGGGGTTCATCACGGTGGCGATGTTCCTCGTCGACTGGGTGAGCGGTCTGCTGCTGCTGATCGCGCTCGTGCCGCTCGCGGTGCTGTTCCGTTGGTTCCAGCGTCGCTCGCAGGCGGGCTTCCGCCGCACCCGTGTGGCCTCGGCGCGCCTCATCGTGAAGTTCGTGGAGACGATGACGGGCATCCGGGCGGTGAAGGCGTTCCGAACGGAGAAGCGCAACGAGGAGGTCTTCGGCGAGCATGTCGAGGAGTACCGGGATGCGAACGCGAAGGTCATCCAGCTGTTCGGCACCTTCGAGCCGGGGCTGATCCTGCTCGGCAATGTGACGCTCGCTGCGCTGCTGTTGGTGGGCGGGCTGCGGGTGGCCGACGGCCAGCTCGCGATCGGCGCGCTCCTGGCGGTTCTGCTGTACTCGCGCCAGTTCTTCGCCCCCGTCGAGGAACTGGCCATGTTCTACAACTCCTACCAGTCGGCTGCTGCCGCGTTGGAGAAGATCTCGGGCGTGCTCGAGGAGCGGCCGAGTGTGCAGGATCCGACCACACCGATCGACCTGTGGCAGGCGAAGGGCGGCGTCGGCTTCGACGGCGTCGAGTTCGCCTACACGGAGGACCGGGTGGTGCTGCCGAGCTTCGACCTGCAGATCCCGGCCGGCCAGACCATCGCACTCGTCGGGTCGACGGGCGCGGGCAAGTCGACGCTCGCGAAGCTGATCTCGCGCTTCTACGACCCCACGCAGGGCAGGGTTTCGCTCGACGGCGTCGACCTTCGGAGGCTGCACCCGAAGGATCTGCGCCGCGCGATCGTGATGGTCACGCAGGAGGCGTACCTGTTCTCGGGCACCGTCGGCGGCAACATCGCCCTCGGCAAGCCGGACGCCACGCGAGACGAGATCGTCGCCGCGGCGAAGGCGGTCGGTGCGCACGATTTCATCGAGCGGCTTCCGGATGGCTATGAGACGGATGTCAACAAGCGCGGCGGCAGGGTGAGCGCCGGTCAGCGGCAGCTCATCTCCTTTGCGCGCGCGTTCCTCGCCGACCCCGTCGTGCTCATCCTCGACGAGGCGACGGCGTCGCTCGACATCCCCAGCGAGAGGCTCGTGCAGGAGGGGCTGCAGACGCTGCTGGCGGATCGCACGGCCGTGATCATCGCGCACCGCCTGTCGACGGTCGCCATCGCTGACAGGGTGCTTGTGATGGAGCACGGTCGCATCGTGGAGGATGGTGCGCCGGAGGAGCTGATCGCGGGCACGGGCAGCTTCGCGCGCATGCACGCCGCCTGGCGCGACTCTCTCGTCTGA